Within Vicia villosa cultivar HV-30 ecotype Madison, WI linkage group LG1, Vvil1.0, whole genome shotgun sequence, the genomic segment AGGGAGAGAAAAAGATTGGCGTTTGACTAGCCAATGAATGCTAGCCGCGCGTATGCTGAAACCTGGAAACGTTGACCTACCACCCAGAAGATCACACGCGTGCCCTGAGAGTTACACCTCACTGTTCATCGTCCCTTACCTCTGTACATGCGGATTTCGCTGCAGATATCCTTGCGATTTTACCTGGTGATTTTTCTGCaggttcttcctcttcctctttcctTTTCATGATTTTAGttattttacttaattaatttagcttttaaatgaataaaaatctaagtaaaaataaataaaagtcacaaaaatttGAGAATAGGTTTATAGGCTCCTTATTAGGCCACAAACATGTTTAAAGTCCAAAACCTTGGCCCATTAACTCCAATACCCAAGATTGCCCAAAGTGACTTTCGTGCCTCTCTTGAATTTTGCCCAACTTGTGTGATTCATAActtcctcaatttttatcatatgaaagtgttctgagactttttggaaagctcaaggagtcctctaaatgacccttttggtttcatctcaattgaagcttccatgctcatgttatgggcttttgaaaaagatgaccttttagtgaccttttggaggacctgtaatgtattggaccatatctcttgaatgaagcatttctagccttggcatgtgagagacaaagttgtagagaatccaatttccttcagaataggctttggttgggaaagttttgatactccatgtgaaagttatggccagtcaaagttaagttgactttttagttaaaaaaccctaatttgatctTTTGACTTttttcatttctgagtttttattaatgaatcatgatcaaactttgatcaaatgattgaTATAACCTCAAATAATTGATattgaccaaaagtcttgaagtttgactgtattttgactatagttgacttttaggtcaacatagttgaTTGTTGATCATCTGAACCATTAACTGAACAATCCTGTGATCCAAAACTTGAAAATTTACCTGGAGATGctctgagacatatgagataccttggggtccatttgaggccttagatattcaaactcctttgataaaatgcaaaccctagcTTTGGAGATCCTGGATTAGGAGATGCTTTGTCTGATAGAAACCTGAGTGCTCTTGGGCAAATTGAGGAACCTTTGAatgaatataagagggaaaattttgggttaTGATAGATACTTATACATACCTAGGCATAGTTACTCGAGACCCTCTTGACATAGAGAGCTTTGTAAGTTTCATTCTCTTCATATTCATGACTGACTTAGGGTTCAGTCAATATCATACACCACAGACTTAGATCTTGGTTCgtgtcacacacacacacacacattattAGCTTGAATATGAGTTCAAGCACTGACTGATTAGTGATATAGTCCTCTTCATTTTGATATTCACCTAATATGAGTTCAAGCACTGACTGATTAGTGATATAGTCCTCTTCATTTTGATATTCACCTGAATAACCAATCTGAGAATCAAGACTCTCTTCAACTTTGGAGGCGATGTCTTGCTTACTTAGGACATACATCTCATAATCTCTTGGGACCAGGTTCCCTGTATCATTCCTCGTGTACTGATTGATTTCAACTTCCATGCCATTAACCCATGACTCATCACTTGCTACTTTATTCACATACTTTGACACACAGTTGGGACTTGATGAACCTTCCCTTGATTTGAAAGTACCTCTTTGACTAGGAACATTGAACCTCTGTTCTTAAGGGtgattgatcagtgcattttattGCACGTCCtttcatgtttgtactcaagaaTTTCCTtagtttgttttgattatttttatgttttaatgtgtttttatattttattttacttttagctTTATTTgtttttcgcactttatttttcagctttagcagtctgcacggaaacgatcataactagaGTTCCGAGAGtctgattgaggcgttctaataatcgccggaaagctaagataAAGAGCTACAATTATCGTGTTGGAGTTGAAGTCAGATTAGGAACGCATATTTTCCATAATTGCGTTTGAAGTTGcagcaatagttttttatttagtttgggtcatttgtaTTGGGCTGGGTTAGgtatttgacccagttgggttgtaagccgtttggttctctctagtacctaggttTGGCCATACAATTGAGGAGTCACGTTTTTTACTATTCAAAAAATTATGAGGCAAGCTTGTACGAATTCCATGGAGAACTAGTCCATCTGAGTCGATCTACCGTGTTCAGGTTCTAATACTATGAGATTACTataattttacaatttaatttccattcctttcaatgatattttgtattcttgtatgcttaattcaattttatgaaatatattgattcagtttggttgattgtatgatcctaacataGACACgctatgtttgcttaattcgtaccGTGTCTGAtcgatcgtgtttgcttaattcatgataatttatcccgtttgcttaattcggacatTAGGATCGCACATCTCGCAAACCTCATCGCGTGTGTCATTGAGTTTGTATCCAAATAGGAatggaatccgcttaggatagtgaaattataataatcgatgattggtaggaatcggatcggtagattggcttattttataatcactttttcaaaatagctTATTTCAATAATCGCTTTTGATAATCAATTTTTCTAATTCGACCATCAAACCAAACCCCCTAAATCGATTATACTTTTGGTTAATATAATAAAGAATCCTCGTCAGAACGATactcgagtcacttgtcgctatttatggttttattcaaaataactcgttttttatccgaaggagctaaaccactttttaaggacgatgagcattaccCGAAGATGATCCATGAGAACTATGTTTTGGAAGGAGAGAATGTAGAAGAGCCTTCACTAGCAAAGGCTGTTTATGtgatcacatatcctccttgTCTACTCGGGTGTATTCTGTCCTTTCTCTTACTCTTATTTTGTAAttatgtcctttcattgaggacaatgcttgttttaagtgtgggggagggaaacctttgttttatttacttgttttactattttgtcttgttttgttttctgttattataaaaaaaatgcatctttTTGAAAGTTCTAGGCTATAGACTAATTTGAGAttagtttgcggagacttgggaaaaattcacaagatcagtatcgtcttaacaccgtaagtctcctgcatgtggaaattgatttgaattttttattatgttttagccttaaattctcattctctgacagctcttgagtagtttatttcagcagtcggcaccatctctcacacactttacgcagggaagccgatgaatataagtgagtgtttcgaaaaaaatagaaaaagataaagggaatgcaccttctaagtttggtgaccctcacccggtcacttaacccaacggtagtggaactttcaaaagaaaattttaaataagactctttgttagttggttcagcggtttctggtgctgaacttggtagggagaattacggttcgatcccccgcaactacaactgagtgaacaaagggttatgccacgtaagtaccagaaccccgtgcagaaaaggatcagagtcactaaccggtcgtcttgctataagtgtgtggagataacgggcttaatgtgattgcgcctgaatgaaaaagagcaaaaaggatgagtaagttagtctatggtataataatatgatttgaatttgtttatgtatttaggaggcttatgtctgcataactgtggttagtgttcttaggaagtccttagtgtgcaatattagtacctatcgatgcaaacttaactgaagatgagttgtagcctaggatgagtaactaatgatgtatttgtgctttctttgttttgttgttcattttgctcggagtgcaaaagttcaagtgtgggggaatttgatcagtgcatttttatgTACGTCCTTTCATGTTTGTACTCAAACATTTCCTtagtttgttttgattatttttatgttttaatgtgtttttatattttattttatttttagctttatttgattttcacactttatttttcagctttagcagtctgcacggaaacgaccataactggagttccgagagtctgattgaggcgttctaataatcgccgaaaAGCTAAGataaagagctacaattctcgtGTTGGAGTTGAAGTCAGATTAGGAACGCATATTTTCCATAATTGCGTTTGAAGTTGcagcaatagttttttatttagtttgggtcatttgtaTTGGGCTGGGTTAGgtatttgacccagttgggttgtaagccgtttggttctctctagtacctaggttTGGCCATACAATTGAGGAGTCATGTTTTTTACTATTCaaaaaagggttaatacctattttgccccctgccatatagggcgcatttgaaaaacccccctgcaaaaaaaaaagttgcaagaattcccctaacaattgaagaatctctcgttttaaaccctgtaaaaatttcttttgaaaataaaccttgccacttgaaagactttatcattttgaaccctgtaaattattattcttagtaaaaccaacctttcctgtcatattccagagggtttaaaatgacataatctacaagattataaggtttaaaatgagtgaatcttcaaatggcaaggttggttttaaaaacaaaaattttacaaggtttaaaacaagagaatcttcaaatgtttggggaattcttgcaacttttttttttgcaggggggtttttcaaatgcgccctatatggcagggagcaaaataggtattaacccttcaAAAAATTATGAAGCAAGCTTGTACGAAttccatggagaactaatccaTCTGAGTCGATCTACCGTGTTCAGATTCTAATACTATGAGATTACTataattttacaatttaatttccATTCCTTTCAATGATATTTTGTATTCTTGGATGCTTAATTcaattttatgaaatatattgattcaatttggttgattgtatgatcctaacataGACACgctatgtttgcttaattcgtaccGTGTCTGATCGaccgtgtttgcttaattcatgataatttatcccgtttgcttaattcagaCATTAGGATCGCACATCTCGCAAACCTCATCGCGTTTGTCATTGAGTTTGTATCCAAATAGGAatggaatccgcttaggatagtgaaattataataatcgatgattggtaggaatCGGATCGGTAGGAttggcttattttataatcactttttcaaaatagcttatttcaataatcgcttttgataatcattttttctaattcgaccaccaaaccaaaCCCCCTAAATCGATTATACTTTTGGTTAATATAATAAAGAATCCTCGTGAGAACGATactcgagtcacttgtcgctatttACGGTTTTATTCCaaataactcgtttttgatccgcgcgcgataGTGGATCAGTGATCTTTTTGCCTTCTAAATACTAGGTCTCTGACAGCTATCCGAGTTTCTTCAGCTTCAGCACTTGCACTAGATTCTTCAATGTTGGTATCAGATGTTGAGACATCTTCAGCAAAACTTACTTCAGCTGGTGTTGCAGTTGTCTTGAAGGTGTTCTCTCTTCTGATATAGTCACTAATGATCACATCTGTAGAGTCCATTATCTCCTTGGACCTGGTCAAGTCACAATTTTCTTCCTTGCGAGATATGACTTTGGAATCCACAAACTTCTTTTTGTTAGAAATCACCATTTTGGCCTTAGAGAGGTTATTACTCATGACATCTGCATCATTCCTTCCTCTTGAGCCTTCATCCTTCATTGACTTGGATTTTCTTCCATGATATCATGACTTGTGTTTTGAGACAAAGTTTTCACACATGTCTCATGAATGGAAACTTTCTTTACCTTTGGATTCATCTTAGTATGCTTCCTTTAATAAGACAAAATCCGTTTGGGATATCCAGTCAAATTGTAGCATGTAGCCTTTGAATGACCAACCCTACCACAGTGATCGCATTTAAGGTATTTATGCTAAGGGCTATCGTACCTTTCATGTGCTACCTTTTAATGTTGTGACATGGATTTTGATATTTTCTGCTTCTGCCTTTGAGGAACCTCCTTAATTTTCATCCTAACTTGGCTTCTAGAGTCAAGGTTTCTTGTTTTCTCAGGGACTCTTTCACTTAGGAGATTCTCATCTTTCATACTAGTGCTTGACCTTCTTGACACTTGAGTCGTGTTGTGTTGGTTTGAATTTAACAGCACACCATCTCTTTTAAGATTCTCAATGATTGTTAAGAGCTTCTTTTTCGCATCTTGTAGTATAACAACAATATTTGTGTGCTCGATTACTCTTTTAAGAAGTTTTTCATTTTCCAAACATGTCTCAGAGAATCCTGCTGCAAGTTCACACACAATAAGTTCTCTAACATATGACTCAGTATCAGACTCTTCATCATATTCACATGCTTCAATCATGATATCTTCTTGTTTGATTGTTTTCCTTCTATTCTCTCCTTTGAGTCTTTCCCCTGACCATGACACAGCTGAGTCTTTCTCATGTTTCTTTaggtatataattttttttccttgttCATACCCTTCATGATTCAGCCTGGACTTCCCTATGTTGTTGAACTACTCTCTCAACACATTCAGATCATCGGATGAGCTTTCAGGGGTAATCTCTTCCTTTGTTCCGGAGGTCAAGGAAAAAGCCACACTCTTCTTGTCAAGATATTGAGACATTGGATTTAACATCTATGATCTAGTATGGGGATGACTAGAATTTAAAGCTGACTTCTTTTTGTCATTTAGCCCTAGGGTACTCATGCCCCTTGTCATTCTTCCCACTTGAAGGATTTCATTACGTGAGTCAGACCCACTATTATGCATTCTAACTGACTTTTGAACTTTGTTAAGTTCAAATTTTAGAGAGCTCACCTCTTCTTCCAGTTCAGAGATAGTCCTCAattgttctttcttttcttcattcagTTGGCGCACCAGACCTTTCTGTTTCTCCCTTTCTTCACACAATTCAGCACTTCTGAGACACAATTCTCTATATGAAGCAGCTAGATCATCATACGCTGAATCACCATCATCGGATGTCCATATGCTTGTTAAAGCATTTACATGTTTGGCAGATTCGTCTTCAATGTCACTATCAGAGTCTTCTTCAGACCAAGTTACAGATAAAACCTTCTTTTGTCTCTTCAGATACGTAGGATACTCAGGTTTAATGTGTCCAAAGCCTCCACATTCATAGCACTTATGCCCTTTTCTTGAGAACacttttcttcatattttcttcTTTCAGCATCATTTGAATTGTGACTGTCAGATGAGTTGTTTTGGACATTTGATCTTAGATTCCTGCCCATCTGTTTTATCACCTTGTTAAATTGTCTCCCGAAAAATACTATCGCATTGGATATTCCTTCATCTGAACCCAGATCAAATTCTTCCATACCATCTTCAGTGTTGgcaacaaaagctatgcttttgttatTCTTTTCAGCTCTATCATTGATGCTCAACTCAAATGTCTGGAGAGATCCAATTAGATCATCTAACCTCATTTGGTTAATGTTTTGAGCTTCTTCGATGGCACTCACCTTCATGCCAAATCTCTTTGGAAGAGACATGAGAATCCCAATATTCtgtgcttgagaaaacttgttgcgctttggcatgggctgcccGATGCCTTCAACAGTATATGTTGAATTAATACACTTGGTTGatatccaaaatggatcctatcaagtatatCATTGAGAAGCCTGATTTGACAGGAAGGACTGGCCGTTGGCAGATGTTATTATGAGATTACGACATTGAATTTCTTACTCAGAAAGCTATTAAAATAAGTATACTAGcagatcatttagctcatcaaccGATTGAAGATTATCAGCcgatcaagtttgactttcccgaTGAAGATGTTATGGCCATCAGAGCTAAGGATTGtgatgaaccatgttttgaggaAGGACTAGAGCCTAGATCCCGGTGGGGTCTAGTATTTGATGGAGCCTTTAATGCATACGGCCACAGAGTTATAGAAATCACAATCACTCCTCTAGGTTCTCATATTCCATTTACGATAAGGATATATTTTGATTGTACGAAGAATATGGAAGAATATGAAGTGTGCATCATAGGCCTCAAAGAAGCGATTGATCTCAAGATTAAGATCCTTGATGTTTTTGGAGATTCAACATTAGTTATCAATCAGATCAAAGATGAATGGGAAATTCATCATTCGGTTTTGACTCCATACTAAGATTATGCTAGGAGGTTTTTGACTTTCTTCGACAAAGTCAATTTTCATCATATACCTTGAGAGGAGAAACAAATGGAAGATACTTTAGCcccattgtcctccatgtaccaGGTAAATTTTCATAATGAGGCACCTCAAATTACAATCAGATATCTAGATAGACCTGTTCATGTGTTTGCAGCAGAAGTAGAGGCAGGTGATAAGCCATAGTATCATGACATCAATTGTTTCCTTAAGAGTCAAGAATGCCTGGCTGTGGCATCTAGTAGATATAAGAAGACCTTGAGAAGGTTGGCATACAACTTCTTACTCAATGAGAATGTGTTATACCAAAGGAATTACGACATGGTCTTGCTCAGATTTGTGGATAGACACAAAGCAGACATGTGAGTGCAAGAAGTTcatgaaggatcctttggtaCTCATGCTAATGGACATTCTATGGATAAGAAGATGCTCAAAGAAGGTTACTAGTATTGGCTGACAATGATATATGATTGCTATCAATTTTTCAAGAAGTGTCATAAGTGTCAAATTTATGCGGACAAGGTGCACGTGCCTCCGACTCCACTCAATGTTATTTCGTCTCTGTTGCCATTCTCtatgtgggggattgacatgatcGAGCCCAAAGCTTCAAATGAACATTGTTTCATTCTGGTAGTCgtagattacttcaccaaatgggttgaaaaGGCGTTGTACACCAATGCGACTAAACAAGTGGTAGTGTGATTTATCAAGAATCAAATTAtatgccgatatggtattccaaGCAAGAACATAACTGACAATGgttctaatctgaacaacaagatgatgagagAACTTtctgaaagcttcaagattgaacatcacaattatTCTCCCTACAAGCCTAAGATGAACGGGGCTGTTGAAGCAGTAAATAAGAATATCAAGAAAGTCCTACAGAAGATATTTGTAACCTACAAGGAGAGGcacgagatgttgccttttgctctgcATGGATACTGGACTTCTGTCTGCACTTTAACAGGGGCATCCTCTTTATCCTTAGTTTATGGCATGGACAGTGCTCCCCATAGAAGTTAAGATCCCATTAATGCGAGTCTTGATGGAAGCCAAGTTGACAGAAGTTGAATGGTGTCAGAACAAATATGACCAGTTGAGTCTAATTGAAGAGAAAGGAATGACAGCCTtgtgtcatggtcagttgtaccaaaggAGGTTGAAGAAAgtgtttgataagaaggttcgtcCTCGTGAATGGAGAGAAGGTGACCCTGTGCTCAAAAATATCCTGTCTATCAACAATGATTTTTAAAGCATGCAACTGACTTTTAATGCCTTGTAACTGATTTTTGATGCATGATACCTTTTCCAAACATGTTATAAATGCATTCTAAGACCCATATTGAAAATATACACATACTGACTCGGAGATATCGTTCAATGTGCAAAGATGCTTAAGTTTTCCTAAGTtttgacatcattcaaaacatctaATGGGCAAGTGCACCCACATAACTTCTAAGGTTGAATAGATGACTACTACATCAACTAACTTCTCTATTCACGAGCCTTCACCATCTTCTTCTCTTGTCAAGTGGAGTTGGGATGACTCTCTGTCCACTCCTGTTGAAGGAAGTTCTCCTAAACGGGGTTGCCTGTCATAAGGTGCAGAGTCTGAGGCTcttgtggatctatgtgcttacAGGAAACAATAAACATTTGAAGTTTTGATGACAATAACGCATGAAGAAATATATGTGCCTAAAAAGTACTCAAAGTCAAAGTGTCAATACAATCAAATATTTAGCAAAGAATCCTAAAAGCCTCTTAGGGAAAAGATGTGAAAGCTCGCCATGTCTTATCAGTATGTATTAGTGAAccaagtattttaaaaataaagaagTAGCTTAAGGTACTAAGgaaactcacacacacacacacacttcaaaaaaccttttttttataaaaataattttaaaatgccTTAAAGTTGTACCAGATGACCTAAGAGCTGAAGAAATAGCCTAAGGAAAAAACTTGGCTTATTTAATTGGTTAAGACCTTAATCTAATCACTTAGATTAGTCCAAGTTTATGCCCCAAGTCATTTGGTCAGCGCCTTAATGATGTGCAACGACTCTATCCAAACTTCCTATTTGGGCGACATAAACACTAATATTTAACGTTTCTAATCAATTGGACAATCagttagataattaatttagcCCATGGGTCATTTCCTTTTGGATGATTTCAACTACTATATAAAGGGGTGACTTCCTCACTTGAAATCATGCCACTTTCcaatattttcatatttgtttggaatttatctctCTACTTTTTCTCCTTATCTCAGTAGAAATTTGTTTCTTCACTTATGGTTGCCTTAGTGCTTTAGAGTGAAATTTTATTTGTGAGGAGAATAATTTTGTAAGTGGTCGTTCCAGTCATTTATATTCTTAAGGGTGGCATACCTTTAAGAGATCgagttttgtttcttgagatCAACCATAAATCTCTGTTATCAGTTTATTAAGCTTTGCcggaaaaagttttgttttggttaaagatgtggaaccttgttttgcaaGTAATAAATTTTTGTTTAGATGATGACAACTATAAATATCTGTAAAAGATCAAACAAGAAAGATAACATCAATATGATGACAACTGTAAAGAATATAATAAGATATTCAACATCATAAAGATGCAACATGTTATCAACtgtaaaatatcaaaaaaagatGACATTCAACATAGGGATGCAATCATTAAGAAAGTCAACCAATGTACTTAAGTGGTTGCTAGCCATTGGTTTGATAAAGGATTGAAATTTTTTTCAGATAAAGCTTTAGACGTCAAAAAAAGTTGTtcaaacaaaggcaaacaaacatAGTATATCAAAAGCCTTAGAATATCTCAAGCAAAGTGTCAACACAATGAATACTTCAGACACATGCTTA encodes:
- the LOC131662153 gene encoding uncharacterized protein LOC131662153, translated to MPKRNKFSQAQNIGILMSLPKRFGMKVSAIEEAQNINQMRLDDLIGSLQTFELSINDRAEKNNKSIAFVANTEDGMEEFDLGSDEGISNAIVFFGRQFNKRQKKVLSVTWSEEDSDSDIEDESAKHVNALTSIWTSDDGDSAYDDLAASYRELCLRSAELCEEREKQKGLVRQLNEEKKEQLRTISELEEEFNNIGKSRLNHEGYEQGKKIIYLKKHEKDSAVSWSGERLKGENRRKTIKQEDIMIEACEYDEESDTESYVRELIVCELAAGFSETCLENEKLLKRVIEHTNIVVILQDAKKKLLTIIENLKRDGVLLNSNQHNTTQVSRRSSTSMKDENLLSERVPEKTRNLDSRSQVRMKIKEVPQRQKQKISKSMSQH